Genomic segment of Candidatus Zixiibacteriota bacterium:
GGATGTTTCCGCGGGGGGCCGCCGTCAAAGGCGGCCCTTCCGCCAACTACCGTATTCGAACCGCACGCAGATTGTCGCGTCACAGACTCCGTACATTTATCATCATCGCCGTGGTCATCTTTGCCGGCGCCGGCGTAACCTTTCTGTTTCTCAATCCCCCCATGCCCCCTACGGTCCTGTTGGATAACGCCAAAATGGCTCTCAAGGGTGCCGTCAGTCGGAATGCACCACGGTATTCCGAGGCCACCTTCCGTACCGCCGAACGACTGATGAAAGAGGGCTGGATGGAGATGGCGCGGCAGAACGGCCGACTCGCCCCGTTCCGCGATTACCGCGCGGCCGATTCATTGCTCCAGACCGCCTACAAGGCAGCCATGGACGCGGCAGCGCAATCGGTCACTTATGTGGGCAACCTGCAGACGCTCACGCTGGCCGAGCGAAACGACCTCTACGATGAACTTCGCTCGTGGGAGGAAGCTCTCAATGGCAATCTCAATGTCCTGCAGGTAAAACGCTATTGGTATTCGGCCGAACTGGCGCTTCACACCAGCGACCGGCTGACCAGGGCCGGCGAATACGAGGAAGCCCGTGACCAGCTCGGACTGGGACGGACCTGGTTGAAAAAACTGAGTGATGCTGTCACCACCGCCGACAATGACCACGCCACATACATAAAGATATGGCGCCGCTGGGTGGCCGAGACGATAGAACAGTCGCGCGCCGCCGGTTCATATGCCATCATTGTCGATAAGTCGGTGCACAAAACCTATCTGATCAAGTCGGGGAATCTGTTCAAAACGTATAATTGTGAATTGGGCTATGGTTCCGCCCGACAGAAGATGTTTTCTGGCGACGGTGCCACGCCGGAGGGAAAATACCAGGTGACTCTGGCCCGTCACCGCGGCAGCCGCTACTATAAGGCGCTGATGATCAATTATCCGAACGAATCGGACCAGGCGCGGTTTAGAGAGAATAAGGCCAGAGGTGTCATCTCGCACCGGGCCCGGATCGGCGGCTTGATCGAAATTCACGGTGAAGGCGGACGCGGCAAAGACTGGACCGAAGGGTGTGTTGCCCTCACCAATAAAGAGATGGACAGTATCATGCAGTACGTAACCACCGGCACACCGGTGACGATTGTCCGTCGATTGGATATGTGGCCATGATGCGCTGGGTTATATGGGGCGCGGTGGGACTGATAGTCGTTGCGACCATCGGGGCGCTGATCATTCTGCAGATGACTTCGGCGCCGGAACCGCCACTGGCTGATGCCTCGATATTTAATGATTCGATTCCGGCCCAACTACCTAAAGAGCCTAAGCTCGCCCAGAAGGAACTGCAGAAGGCACGCCGTAAACTGGGTTCGCTTCGCCCGACTAAGCCATACATTGTGATCGACACCCACGCCAACAAGATATTCCTCCGCACCGAGGACTCGATCATGCTGGTAGCCACCTGTTCGACCGGCTCGGGGGGGGAGTTGATCGACAGCGTCACCGGTCGCAAGTGGATTTTCGATACGCCGCGCGGGGTGTTCAAAGTGAAAAACAAACTGACCGAACCCTGGTGGCGCAAACCGGACTGGGCGTTCATCGAAGAAAACGAATCGATTCCGAAACGCGAAGAGGACCGCTTTGATCCCAACGTCATGGGGGAATACGCACTCGGTTTCGGCGATGGCTTCTTCATCCACGGCACCATTTATGAGCGCCTGCTGGGAATCAACGTGACCCACGGCT
This window contains:
- a CDS encoding L,D-transpeptidase, whose amino-acid sequence is MIGNRMFPRGAAVKGGPSANYRIRTARRLSRHRLRTFIIIAVVIFAGAGVTFLFLNPPMPPTVLLDNAKMALKGAVSRNAPRYSEATFRTAERLMKEGWMEMARQNGRLAPFRDYRAADSLLQTAYKAAMDAAAQSVTYVGNLQTLTLAERNDLYDELRSWEEALNGNLNVLQVKRYWYSAELALHTSDRLTRAGEYEEARDQLGLGRTWLKKLSDAVTTADNDHATYIKIWRRWVAETIEQSRAAGSYAIIVDKSVHKTYLIKSGNLFKTYNCELGYGSARQKMFSGDGATPEGKYQVTLARHRGSRYYKALMINYPNESDQARFRENKARGVISHRARIGGLIEIHGEGGRGKDWTEGCVALTNKEMDSIMQYVTTGTPVTIVRRLDMWP
- a CDS encoding L,D-transpeptidase, producing the protein MMRWVIWGAVGLIVVATIGALIILQMTSAPEPPLADASIFNDSIPAQLPKEPKLAQKELQKARRKLGSLRPTKPYIVIDTHANKIFLRTEDSIMLVATCSTGSGGELIDSVTGRKWIFDTPRGVFKVKNKLTEPWWRKPDWAFIEENESIPKREEDRFDPNVMGEYALGFGDGFFIHGTIYERLLGINVTHGCVRVGTEDLEKLYKRSPIGTSIYIF